The genomic stretch TTTTTTAGAACTTTTCCAATTGTTGCCTTTGCTATTCTTATAGCATGTTCAGGACTTTCTGCATTAAACACCTTCATGGAGAGTAAAACGCCTACTAAGGCTGTTCTTGCTACAACTAAAACACAATCTACTAACTCACCACACTTTGGACATATTGTCAATCCAATGTCTATATCAACATAATTTAATCCTTCTTTATTTAACATTTTACCTATCTGAGATATTGTAACGCTTATAGCGTCTTCGACATCATCTACATTTCTCACGATGTAAGCCGCTTGTAATGTTACATGATAATTCGGCATTGTTTCTCACCAACAACTAAAACACTCCCTATATTTTTTTATCAATTTCCTTTAACTTTACATATACAACTTTGCTATTATTTATAACTTATCGTTTGATAAAGTTTAAATAGAGATATTTCATCTAACAGAATAAAATAAAAATTTTGGGGATTGTTATGGTAAAAAAGGCAGAGGTTTTATTGGAGGCGTTACCATATATTCAGAAGTTCCATGGAAAGACATTTG from Methanocaldococcus lauensis encodes the following:
- a CDS encoding DUF555 domain-containing protein, producing MPNYHVTLQAAYIVRNVDDVEDAISVTISQIGKMLNKEGLNYVDIDIGLTICPKCGELVDCVLVVARTALVGVLLSMKVFNAESPEHAIRIAKATIGKVLKNIPLEPVDVVELEK